The genomic segment CCCTACTTTAACTGTCATCTATTTTCTCCTTTCTTAATAAAATAATACCTTAAAAACTGAGCGGTGTAGACATAAAGGTTTCTCCTAATAAAAAACTGACCAAGAATCCAAGCAGAATTCCGAGCACTTCAACTTTGCTCCCTACTTTAACAGCTCTAGGAATCATCTCATCAACAATCATATACAGAATTGCTCCTCCAGCAAATGCCATTATTGATCCTAACCAGAACTCTGATAAACCAACCAAGAATTCAAAACCAATTATAGCTCCCATAGGATTAATTAACGCAATACTGCCGGCAATTAAATAAGCAAACTTTTTATCTATCTGTCCTACATTCACCATCTCTTCAGTAGTCAAAAATCCTTCCGGAATATTATGCAGAAAGATTGAAATCGCCAATACTATTCCTAACCCACCGCTTTTAGTAGCAAAACCGACTCCCATACTGATAGCTTCAGGAAGATCATCTAATGCAGTACCTATGGCAATTCCAAAACCTGAATTAAGTCTATACTCTATATAGCTATCAATTATTAAAAAGAAGATTCCGCCTAATAAAAAACTAACCGAACTGCCTAAGACTCCAGCTTCTCGATAAGCTTCTGGAATCAACGAAAAAGAGATAACTGAAATTAAGATTCCGGCTCCAAAAGAAAGCATGGCCGATAACAGTCGATCTGATATATCCTTAGTACCTAAATAACCGCCAATTAAAATAGCACTACCAGCTAAAGAACTATAAATAATTACTTTAACTAAACTACTCATCTATCTCCCTCATTCCTGATTATCTTCTGGATATCTATCTGAATCCTTGGGACTATGAATATTAGGTCTTCTATGGGATAAATCAAGGATCGACTGTCTGATAATATGGGACTTTAAAGCATTCCAATCGAAAGGAATTAACGGCCATAAATAGGAGATTCCAAAGGATTTACTGAAGACAAATAAGGCTACGATAGCTACTGTTCCAATAATGAAGCCATAAAGCTTAAAACTGGTAACCAGAATTAATAATATAAATCGCAATAACTTAATTGTTAAGGCCAATTCAAAACCTGAAATGGCAAAATTGCCAATCGCTCCTATAGCCATATAGATAATTGTTTCGGGAACAAATAATCCAACTTTAGCCGCAAAATCCCCCAGTAATAATGCTCCAATAATACCCAACGAGGTCGCTAAAGCACTGGGAACCTGGAATGATGCCATACGGACAAAATCAATTCCCAAACTAGCTATAATAAACTGGATTCCAAGAGGTATCTGTCCGGTCTCCTTAGGTCCGATAAAACTCAAGGTTTCTGGTAATAATTCAGGCTGTAGAGCAACCAACAACCAAATTACCGGTAAAAAGAGTGAAACTCCAGTAGCAAATAAACGCAGTAATTTTAAATAAGTTCCCGGCAGCGGTGGCTGGCGGTAATCCTCTAGACTCTGTACCTGATCAAAAAAAGTAGCCGGTAAAATTAAGGCAGTAGGTGAATTATCAACTATAATACAGATCTTTCCTTCTAGTAAATGAGCCGATACAATATCCGGCCGTTCTGTATAGCGAACTTTAGGCAGTGGATTCAAATTATCACCGGTTAAAAAATCTTCA from the Acetohalobium arabaticum DSM 5501 genome contains:
- a CDS encoding ZIP family metal transporter, producing MSSLVKVIIYSSLAGSAILIGGYLGTKDISDRLLSAMLSFGAGILISVISFSLIPEAYREAGVLGSSVSFLLGGIFFLIIDSYIEYRLNSGFGIAIGTALDDLPEAISMGVGFATKSGGLGIVLAISIFLHNIPEGFLTTEEMVNVGQIDKKFAYLIAGSIALINPMGAIIGFEFLVGLSEFWLGSIMAFAGGAILYMIVDEMIPRAVKVGSKVEVLGILLGFLVSFLLGETFMSTPLSF
- a CDS encoding spore germination protein, which codes for MKELTKNLDHNLDYLQDELHADLSFDVLTRTFDVGNRKAGLIYLDGFIKDQLIYILNRLLDVERKDLSVDAIQKVLDKHLPYYEVSTVTTLDDAVDEILSGPQVLLIDGETEAIVIDGRTWMGTSPDEPELEKSTRGPGDGFVETMLFNVQMVRRRLRDPELVTEVQQVGARSKNDVAMLYIDDIVDPGLVKKIKNKIKKIKVDGLPMADKTIEDFLTGDNLNPLPKVRYTERPDIVSAHLLEGKICIIVDNSPTALILPATFFDQVQSLEDYRQPPLPGTYLKLLRLFATGVSLFLPVIWLLVALQPELLPETLSFIGPKETGQIPLGIQFIIASLGIDFVRMASFQVPSALATSLGIIGALLLGDFAAKVGLFVPETIIYMAIGAIGNFAISGFELALTIKLLRFILLILVTSFKLYGFIIGTVAIVALFVFSKSFGISYLWPLIPFDWNALKSHIIRQSILDLSHRRPNIHSPKDSDRYPEDNQE